DNA from Prunus persica cultivar Lovell chromosome G6, Prunus_persica_NCBIv2, whole genome shotgun sequence:
AACTGAATGGTGAAATTATTACTAGAGGAGAGTGAGAGTGTTGGGGAAAATGGCATCGGAAGAGCTGTGGGTGGCAGTGTATTTACTCGGTAGCAAAGTAGGTAGCGGATATTATGATATGATTGTACTTGAAGCACAATAtgagatcatcatcatcaatgaATTAATAGTAGACTGTTTgcattattatttacttgtcttcttatatgtttctttctaaatataatttatcttTATGGATCATGTGTCTGTCTCCCATtatcaatcaaattaaaaccCCATTGACATCACATCACATATGCCTTCTCGCAAGTACTATTCATATGGTTTAATTAGCATGTGCTTGCTTGCTTTGCTGCTATCATAAAATGTGATTTCCATTTtgctatatataattaaaacatgAGACACGAAACACAACTAGATAATTAAGCTCTAATTaatccatctctctctctctctctctctctctctctctctctctctctctccaccaccaccatagACGCACATATAATAGccatgaaattaaagaaatcatCATGCATGATTCATGAATGAGAGATAATTGTACAAGTGAAAAGctcacgagagagagagagaaagagagagactaGTCACTATATATAGTCAAATCTGGTTAGGTCGTATTAGTTTAAAGATAATCTTATTAGATCTATAATTAAGCAAAAAGACAAAGCCTAGATTATCTTTGCTGTGATTGATGCCAGCTAAAAGACAAATGTTGAAAGgaatttaataaaatgataTTGGAATTTGAAGATTTCATACTTTTATTTGGAATCCACCTGGACAACAATGCTTTAAATGAATCAATTGTTGTTTTTCCATGGATGGTAGGCAGATGTTGGGTTCTTCTGGCTGGCTGTATCTGATATTGCTATGTCACCTTTCAAGGGTTTATTATCTTTTCAATCTTTAAGAGGCAAACTCTCGAAACCAGAAGTCGACATTTTATGTCCATGTTTCTCTGTGTGTTTTAAACTACTTATGTCCGCTTAGAGAATCAATTGATTCTTATGGGAATTAGTTTGGTTTAAGATCAGAAAAACAAttgagttttgtttgtttgattaaAAGATGAGATGCTTTAAACCAAATGGCAACACAATTCAGCTTTGTTTCATTACTTTTACTGTAAGAAATTTTACACCAAGGAAGGACTGCTGAATTTTGAGTATTATCTATGCATTTTGCCTTTGAGGCCGCTTCAGAATTTCGCATAAACCAGTAGCCAGCTACGTATATTTTGTATATGTATTTGGTTCATTAATTTGTTCCCAACCAAATGAATTATGGCTTAAATATTTCTTAATacaggattttttttttggaagaatATTAGTCTCTAATTCTCAATGGtgcatttatatatctttCACACAATTAAGTACGTAACATTCATAAACTATCATGGTGTATTATATCTGGAACCTCACACTTCAATTGTGTAAACAAGGTTGTTCCTTATATcaccctctctctttcctctccctctccctctctctccctccgtGAAGTTCATGGATGCATGTATATCTTTGGTTTTGTATTCACCTTTTCTTCCTCATGCAATGCTAATAGGTTTAATTGACTTTGTGAATGCTGCTGGAgtattttttgtaaagatcATGCTCATTTATTTGGATCGACAAACATGACATCCTCCGTTTCTCTTCCCTTTCCTATATATGTATCTTCTCCTTTTCAAATCTTGAACCAATATTCTAACTCAATCAAGAAGTTCCCGTGGTTAATTTCAACATATTAGTGTTGAAACGAAATGGTAATTGTGATAACAGTGACTTCTGTATGagaaaatatattgaaaaacAACTCCGTCTAGACTTCGCGCATAAGAGTATACAAACCCATTCAAAATCTTtgtcaaaaatcaaaagagtCTACTATAGCATTCCTATCAGGGTTACAAAACTGGCACTTGGGTCTCATCGTTGATCGGAGCAGATCAATTTTTACGACTCTTATGAGcatgagaagaagaacaagagcTAGCTCTAGTCTCTTTTGTTTATGCGGTTCTTCTCTTCGAGTTTCCAGAATTGGTTAAAAGTTCAGATTGAGAGGGTTTCATGGAACTGCATGCATATGCTTTTGTGTTGAGAAGAAACTTGTAATCGTGATTACTTTGGTGCAATTAAACTGCAATGCTTGACGCTCTGTTATAAATGAAATCATGGTCTAAATTTAAGGAGACCTAGGATTTGAAGAGTACATGAGATGAACTAATCCTTGTAACCCAGCTAATTGATAACATATACCAATATCAACAACatgcattgcattgcatgatgaCGATAACCTGTTAAAACacacatatttatattatatatagcgCATCCCCGCGCTGAGCTGATTTCTAAATACGAATTGGTTCTGATTTCTAACTACGATTGTGGTGTTGTAATTTGTTCTCATTTGTTCATTTCAAAAGAATCAATGAAGTTGGAATGAATGAAAAGTCTCCATCGTCTTTAtcagattttgtttttctttgctaCACGAGTACTCTCCACCCATCATCTCAGTTATGGTGTAATGGTACTATTGGAATATCTGCTGTTACGGCATGGCCCCAATGTACTCACTTTAATAGTAAATCAATGTTATGTTGagtttgattatttttaattcattaGTGATTAGCAATTTACTAGTGTCTAGTACAAAGCGTGATAGGTGAGCCGGAGGAAGACAAGAATCAAAAGCCTGGCGCAACAATCCAAGCAGGCCGTACAATGGGAGATGAAGAATCAAACGATCCCGCAATCGTCGGACTCAGGTGGCCGACACGTGCACATTGCCTGGTGGTCCCCACCCCAACGAAGCGCGAGCTCCCACGTGTATACTTGTGCTGCATGTCAGTAAATAACGTGCTCCTATCgttattttctttatcttaTATCATCTCTAATGAGTTGCTTaaatgatagtctaaactattctagattaatttaatctaTAAGGAAAGAGGGCTCACTCACTTCCTCATCTACGAATGAGCTCCAAAGTTTAAATTCAGAGAATGGTTTGGGATTCCGTACGAGGAAGGGGGTGAAATTTTTCCCTGTTTGGGTCTGAATTGGTTTTGCTAtttatgggttttgggtgttttGGGGGACGCATCACTGGAGTCGACTCGAGTCTCGGAGtcagatatatatatccatAACATAACCATGTGATCTTTTGCCTGAATGTTGAATATTGATTTACTTGAGACTTGGACTTGGACTTGTGGGGACCATCGACTTCATTGGCTTATTTTTTGGTTGCCTTTTAATAATCCAAATTAGATTTAGAAAAGTGGGCACTTGGGCGTTTGATCAGATCAATTTTATTGGACAAGGAATGGAATGTCTTTGAAATTTGATGTgcaattttgtattaatcacctaataacaatacaaatacaaatatattataatattaatgctACTGTTGAGACTTTTGAGCTTGTGGGGTTCGAGGCAAATGTCACCAATCACCATACAACTTACAAGTGAGTAGGCTAGGGTAGAGAGCATGGGCCACTCATGTTTGATTGAGAGCTTGTTGGGTTGGGTCTCCTGGGTTGGGGTACGAGCCATATCAGctgaaaattataaaagacGGAGTGTGTTAGGCAGGAACCACCATGCCCGGCCTTTACAATTGCTTAGCTCTACCCTAAAAAGGGCTATTTTAGCCAATTTCGGTAAGATTTACATATACGAATTGGGTTCTCTTCAAATTTATGAGATAGAGGAAGTAAAAGATATGCTCAACCACCATGCATGATGCATGTTCAGAAAAATTGGTGTTCTCCATCGTACGCTTCCTAAGTTAACTTCTTCCCTGCTACAAGCAGAGAATACGAttgaaaaaaggaagaaaaaaaaaacactccaCAGCCTACAGAAGAACAGTCTTTTCTTCCCCTTTCCCCTCtcgttttcttctctctttttttctttctttttctagcATAAAGAATGAGCAGGTTGAGTAAGATGTGCATGCAACCTGAAAATCAGGAAGGCAGAATTTACATTAGTCAAAAACTGGCAGAGCAAGTTTAGACTCTAATCCTTGTTTTGTGATTGTGAAACCAATGAATTGAATCATGTGGGACGACTATGAATCTCTTCATTAAGAAGCCGTATCACTAGGCCTCGACCAGCAGTTTGCTGATTGTCACTTAAAATTCTGTACAGTGAGTTTAATTCTTCTAGGTTAGCCTTCTTCAATAGGCCTCTCAGTGTTGTATCAACTCCAGTGGGGACAAGATCATTGTTGGGAGCCtcttcatcatttctttcctttgacattttattgcaattttcaCTACTTTCTCTGGATTGAGGTTTTTGTAGAATCTGTACTTGAGGTCGGGAGTAGGGACGGGAGTCCCAGTATTCGGAACAGACACGATTTCGATCCAATGCCTCTATGGCCtgttcaagaaaacaaaaatcgaGAAATGCTTAgccttaaaaaagaaaaaatctacTAGTAAATAAACATGAGTGAAgctcaaaattaataattcaagaAACGACACGAAGGGCCATACTATGAAGGTTCTAGTCCAAGGTCCAGCATTAAAGCTtcaactattaaaaaaataataaaaaataaaaaataaaataatatatatataagtaaatttaggtttttaaTCCATGAAATGAGGAAGTAAACCAGAGGAAATGGGAAAATGAATCTATAAAAAGCAAGATCAcgcattttaaatatataagtcCCAATCAACATGAGTCGGATCATAAAGAGGTATTTGGCAATAGTGAGAAGTAACTCTCAGTTCTTTGGTAGATTTACCTGTACAATAGCTGGTGAAGTAAACCCAAACATTTCAAAGCCATCAAGACTTCCAGGTGGCTGCAAAGGAGGAAGGTTCATTCTTCCCAATTTATGTTGCCTGGTGATTTCTTGattgactctctctctcaccattTCCCAGCATCTGCCAGCTGAATTATGTATGAAAACCTCACTTGGACAGTGCTCCAAAGAAACCTTAAGGGGGGAGAAAAATAACATAATGTATCAGATAAATTATAAACACTTATGTTTACAATATGAAGATATATACAGCTTCCTCTTTTATCACCACTACTTAAATATTGTTTTGCCCGGAGTCAGGGGAGCTGTAGAAAAAGAGTTCTTATATGCCCGGAGTTTTCTATATGCATATAAACATTAGGAGCTATCTCATTTCACATCTTCCTATTAATTCCTCTATTATACTCATTACACTTGTATTTGTCACTAGAGGCATCTTAAAAGATGAATTCTTTCTTTGACGAAAATCAATTAACTCatatcctaggtaaaacattcaaaatgagCTACAATAATATACTGATTGAAGAACCGTGGAAATCATAAGATGCACGGAAAGCAGCATCATTCCATGCTGACTATGGAATATGTCAGCATTTCAATAAATATCCTTCTTGCATTACTTTGTCACATTAACACACAGTCCAAACAACTTTAGGAAGGAAAACAATTAACTCTCCTGAAACTACccattattcttttctttttcttagccaaaaaaattatccaatattttgaaagatgaaaaagtagaaaagaaaaaaccaatttcCTAGACCTTTGTCTGATTTCACTAAGAGGCTGGCAGGAGGTTATGAACAAGCAATTGAGCAGATCATAAACATACACGGGTAACTTCTTTACAGAAAATAACTCAAGATTGAACGTGAACTGAATaggaataaaaatattttaatacacCAAAGGAAAATTCCTAGTACCTTGAACAGTGGTCCAGCCTGCCCAGCATCCAGTACTTCTGAAACATAATAACACATAACAGTTGGATCCAGAACACTCATGTGCCTAACCCGGCTCCTAAATCCTGTATCAAGCAGAATTAACAAGAATTACATGAATGTGGGTCTTAACTTCTCTTTTGGGACAATATCTCAACTGCATAAGTCACAACTCACAAGATACTACAAATGCAGCATACCTTTTGGAAAAATGGCCTGGCTGTTACACCATGACTTTCCGGAGAGCACAACTCCAAATTCCAGAGGCTCAACAATGCAGGAGATCCTCCGCACTACCTTTGCTATTCGGGGACCCTTCTGGCGAAAGTATCTGTCCAAATTGTTTTGGCAGGATGACAGGCTTCCAGTTGTAGTTCTTACACAGTCCACTAAATTTGTGTCAGCATTTGTTCCTACCTTTTCATGTCTGTCCTCATTCTCAAGTTTTATACTGCTACAGGGCTGTGAATGCTGTGGGTCACTCCTGGAATTAGCAACTTTGTGTGCACTGATGTCGCTAGTGTTTGAACCACATTCTGTCTTAATAGAAACAAACTTGACAGGAAGGTTAGGTGGATTGGATCCTAATTGTCCACCATTATCCTGTTCATCTTTCACAAGCACAGAATGagatgaaaaatcttttttctctccacCAGGTAAGCTGAAAACTTTTTCACCCATCACTGCTGCATCAGTCCCCGGTGTATTTAAGATCGGTTCTTTCTCAAAATTAGAAGGGCTCACTTTTCCATCAGAACCCACCAATCTCTTCGAAAGTTCTAACTGGGTAGCTAAACATACCTCTTTAGAAGGTAGCTCCTTTGGTTCATCTCCTTCATCATCACTAAGAAGTATAACATTCTCAACTGAAGTCATCTTCATCCCAGATTTCGTTGCATCTGAGTTCATAGCATATGATGTGTCTTCTTGAGACAACTGGCAAACCTGCACTCTTGACTTGGAAGTGTTGAAAATTGATTCTTCTCTCTTCATATTTTGTTGTGAAGAAGTCTCACCAGTGATCCCAGTTGGATTTATAGGACTCTGTTTAGAGATTTCTGTTCCTAGCGGATCTTTAAAGCAAGTGCTTTGTGGCTGTGAGCTAACCTCTTTAAGTACAGCATCTCTGGAGGAATAAGATAAGTTACCAACTTTCATATTGTCTTTTGCAATATAAGAACTTAGCGCCAGCCCAAGATCCAGTCTAGCCCATCTGTATACCGCACTCAACTTTCCATCCAATGCCTCAAGAAGGATGTTTAATTCATCCATGTCATAACGAAAGAGGAAAAATTTGGCGCTCCAAGCACATGAACAAAATTTCTTTGCATGATTTAAGCACGCATATCTATCTGGGGAACAATGATGACAACCAGCTGCTGACAGATGCAAATCAAAAAAGCAAATGCTGCATTCCCTCTCACTGGTGGCATCAAAATTGTTATCCATTTTCAATGCCTGTGAAGAACTGCAAAGGAATTCCCTCCTCACATGCTCCATCTCAACACGTGCCTAGGTAAGAAAATTTTAGAATGTCAGAGGAAAAGATGTTGACATTTAAGTTATATAATGTATGAATATTTGTCGGTAAAATTGCCAGCTCAGCAATCAGATTTCCTGAATTATAgaaatctttttttgtttataagtCCTGTAGTATCACCCCTTATTGCATTGAATTGCAAACTGGATTAATTCCCAACTTATATTTTTTGCATTCAACTTTTGGAAACAAATTAGGAATTACCAATTACCTCCAACactgaattattattttttccaaattatatTCCATTCTGCAAATTTGGAGTCCAAGTCAACACAAGAACTAGAAAGCAGATTTTACCTTGAGTGCTTTAGCTAAGATCCCATCCTTTCCACAGAAATCTTTCCATCTTAAGTTATCTGAAGTGTTCTTCTTCAGTAAATTGAGTTCCCAATGTGCTCTCACCGCTTCCCTTGCCGCCCCAAGCAACAATTTATCGTGGGAAATGGATGTCTTTCGTCCCTGCTCCTGGTATAGCTCTATAGCAATCTGCCCATGGGGCAACCAATCAACAGGAGCTACGTTAACTGCCTCGGCACAATTGAAACCACAGTTGAACCCTGAATGGTATGCTCGAGGAAAAGTCAAAACAAACTCTCCTGGATTCTGACAACATCTATACACAGGTACCCCCTCAGATTTCAGTATGGAGGGGGAAAGCTGTGTGACCTGCATGAATAAACAGAGAAAATGACAAGGGTCATGGCCTCACAGATAATCTGACATAACATAATTATAAGAGAAACCCTGCATTTGTGACTTGTAAAATAATATACCAAGTAATTGCATGTGCAATCTAGGTTATGAATCAATATTTCCAATATACAGACAATTAGAGAGGATAAAGAAGATacataaagaaaagagaaaagaataaGACAATAAAGACGATCCATAATTCATGAATAGTTTCGAGTCCATCTTATGTTGCAAAGAAATGGTGGCACATAACTCAAACTATCCATCTCCTAAGCAAAAGATGTTAACTGAGTCTTCAATATGAaataatttattctataattgCATGACATTACAAGCGAGTTAGATGCCTCCAAGCTGCACCAGAGATATGCTTGCCTCCCAAAATAGCCAACGAAGGCTACATCCTGATTAGGTACGGGTCTTAGGGATATATTTGTCATATATTGACCCTTCAGtctgtatttaaaaaaaatgctagACCACATCGAAAAAATGCCATGAGATAGAGAACTTTTGTAAGTAAAATTACTTATAGGAAACCTCAAGtgatgattaaaaaaataaaaaaataaaaacaagcagTCAACAGCACGGAAGActggaaaaagaaatcatgGGGGTGGTGATTATGTAATCAATTTAGTTCAGAATCGATAATATATTTGGCTTCAGAGTTTCAGTCAACAGCACAGAAGActggaaaaagaaatcatgGGGGTGGTGATTATGTAATCAATTTAGTTCAGAATCGAGAATATATTTGGCTTCAGCGTTTTGATTGGATTCTCGCTTTGTATGTCCAAACAACACATGAGCTAGTGCACCCAAAGCCACAATTATTAAACATCAAACAATACAGTAGCACAGACCAAGAGCTGTCGCACTCACCAACTTATGAAGCAAGTCAGGTTGTTCTTCAAATAGGCCAGGGAGGTGCTTTCTCATTGCCTCTTCAAATTTAATGGCATCGCTGCCAGGGATACCATACCACAACTTTGGAGCACCCCAATGCATATAATTTAAAGAGTACAAGTGGTGATCTTCAACATGCTGTctcagaaataaaagaaaaagaaataaggaaTCAGCAGTCAATGACATGTCTCACATATACATGAGCTAAGGCCTCATGCAAAAGCATGGAAAACTTTGTCTGGATGAAAATGAATGCAGGCATTGCTTTCGAATGAACATTCAAGTTTAGGAATCAATAAACAGAATGATCCCAAGTTCCCAACACCTTAAGGTTTGAAACGCTACACTGTTCATCACTTGCAAACGTGTCTTAATATAAATCCAGTTGATAGGATGGgcaataaaatgaaaaccagAATAGTGGAAACAACTTTTCTGGTTGTGAATCTTCACACCCAACATACATGCTCAATATGTGGTTTTTCACATCCCACATAATACATGGCAGACTCGTGCTAGCACATGTGCTAAGCAAGCATGGGTTTGACTATTTTAAGAGTGATAGTGAAAGTACGCAATTATGCTTAGATGATTAATCTATTGCAAGGAAAAAAGATTGTCTTACCCagcagaaagaagaaaagcacaTCCCTACGTATAACCATGGCACCAGAACACCAGATATATCACTGCTTTCATAAGAAAGAACAGATCCAGGAAGTCTAGGAAAGTTGTTCAAGTTCCAGCCTGATTTTATGTACTGCTCTTCTGAAGCAAAACCATCCTTACTGGACATCTTGGGAAAACCACTGCCGAAAACTCCAGTTTCCAAATCAGCCCCGTATAGAACCTAGAGCAGATCAGGAGCACCATGGTTAGGGTAATTTATCTTTAGCCTCAACAAAATGGTTAAGGCTACAATGCACCCTCACACCAAGCAATCATTTGCACGTGTGCAAGAACACACATGTAACCGAGCCCCAGGGGGGCGGACAAATTATTTTAAAGCTACAAAAGCTGgtatttgtataaatttcTTGAGTCGTACCTCAATTTCTTCAGTAGGTCTCTCTACCATCCGCCAATATTCGCCCTCAATATTTTCCACAGATGGCTCCCAGCCCTCTTTAAGTTTAGACAAGTTACCTCCTATATCAGTAATGTGTTCATTCTTGCTGAAGTATTGGGTCTTGAAGTCATTAGCGTATCTTTCAAATGTTTCTAGAGTAAACTCTGGACCAGGTTCAAACCCAAACCTTTCAGCCTCACAATATCCATCATCCCCAGATCCTCTGCCACCGCTTGGACAATCAGCCCCCATTCGTGTGCatcttctccttttcttcctcaTATGATTATGGTTTTTCGGAATCTTTCTCATTGAATCTCGATTCTGCAGTTTGTCAACTCTCTGGACTCGAGTAGCAAATTTAGAGGTCTCCCAAATATCCTTTTCCTTGAGAGGACAGGGAGGTCTCCAAGAAGAGGGAGGAACAATGCGACAAAGACCATATGGTTCAGCTTTTGCACGTATGCTCGCTATATATTTCAATGTATCTTTGAACTCCTGAAATTAGTTAACAAGTAACATGAGTAAGAATAGGTCAACAAACTTGGAAACTGTAACAACTTAAATTCCACTAGTAACAAGATGCACCTCTTCGGTTGGTTTGAAGACAGGAGCATCCTGAAGGTTGGGCCTTTGACCATCCTCCGGATGCCATCTTGCAGAAACCTGTTCCAGGACTCAATAATCAATTCTATAACTTTGAAGACGTAtgtgaaaaattcaaaagccCAAACGGTTTCTCGATTCATGAGAGGTAAGGTGTGAAGAATATAATTATGATAAAGGATTACACAGGAACCAAACCAGAGTAAATAGAAGGGTGAGAATAAAGTGTGTGAATTTTGAAGAGCAACCTTTTGGCAATTACTACATTGTGGACATCCGCGTATAACACCCTTGGGAAGAAGAGAATTTAGAGCAAAATTCTGCAAGAACAATCGTATATGAGACAACATGTACAAGTATAGGAGATTTCATAGAGAAATGGCAtatgaaattattaaaaaccAAGAACTCAGAGGAGCACTGAAACACTACTTGTTCAAGTCGCTCAGAGTTAAACTCATCCTCTGGCTTGTTATCATGTTGCCGATGGTTTATCCATGGTCTGCGTCGGAGAGACCTCTTTGCAACCTCATCAGTGGCAATGTTAGTCTCCATCTGAACTGATTGTGATTCAGAAACACTAGCAGTCTCTGAGCAACTAATTCTGTTTTCACTATCTTGTTTCTCACTTTCATTTACCCTTTTTAAGCTGAAAGATGTGAATGACTCAAATCCGGGTGGAACTGAAGGAAACTCATCGTTATCTTCTTTTATGCAAACTCTCATGAGTTCTGTCCCCATACTATCGTGaatattgattgattgaaGTCTGCAAACTGCTTGTATACGTGGAAAGATTCAATCTAATGTATAACAGAAGTAGAAGGATCCCTTATCTTCCGCTTTATGAACTTCAATATTATGAAAGCTGCTGTTTGTATCTCACTGCAAGACAGCTCAATTTGGAGAAGCAATTCAAAAACTCCAGGTATCTTAGTAGCAAAATAAAAGTTTTGTCtgcaaaatccaaaaaaaaaaagaaaaggattgaAGCTGTACGATCATATCTTAGCAGTCAAATGATCTTGCAGCTGAATAtaagatttaggagctccattatattatttttcatttttcattcagccatttattttcatcattcTAGCTCTCTAACGACATATATGATCCTAAATCCTCAAGATCTCATATCATAACGTATCATCACAGATCATTCATCCACAATACACAAATGCGTTCATgaatacataaaaaaattatgtcacGAACAAACATACTGATAAGCTCATTACATTTCAAAAACTAATTGAAATTCTTTTAACTGAATTAAAATATACTAATATATCAAAACAGTGACGAAAAACACAAAGCATTTTTAGATTTTTGAGGATTTTGTAGCATCAGACAAATTTACAGAGAGGGATAAGATTGCTCCAAAAGTCAAATCagatgaatttaatttaatttcaatgaaattaGGGCTTACATCGTGTTGATCCAAGAGCCTGAAATTTCCACTGAACTAAATCCAGCTCAACTTCATTCCCTACACCCAGGTTTTGAAGAAACCAAATCAATTCAATAAAATTGATTCCAAAAATTAacggaggaaaaaaaaaaaaaaaaaaagaactaaacCACAATTTCAAATCccagaaaaaggaaacactTGTGAATCTGATTGAACAGAtctaaaccctaaccctaattcTAACCAAGACGACCAGACACAGAAAAGGCACAGAAACATAAACAATTTTGCTACAGAAGAATTGGTCAGAGATGGGTACCCACAAACGCGTAAATGACAAACAAGGTCAACCTTTCAAACCATCTTGAAAATCATCTGAGATATATGCAAAATCCAGAACTGTGGGTAAGGGtaaatctggaaaaaaaaattgaaactttgaaTATGTATAATTTGGAGAATCAAATTGGGGCTAAATTTCCAAAGTTGTAGGGAACCCTAACCCTAAGCTTCAAACAAAAGGTGAGAAAAAACGTATATAAAACTTCTAACAAATTGATCCAGTGCCATTTAATGTATTTGCTTGGTACAAAATCAATACCTTTTTATTAAAGCCGACTAACAGATGATATAATAACAGTTGGGATAATAATGTCTTCTGCTTTGGCCTTTGGACTACAAAGCCTGTTTGGGAAATATCAAGGGAGACAAAAGCTTGGattgtaaattttgtttttgcaaaacaatttttgtttttttg
Protein-coding regions in this window:
- the LOC18772832 gene encoding putative lysine-specific demethylase JMJ16, encoding MGTELMRVCIKEDNDEFPSVPPGFESFTSFSLKRVNESEKQDSENRISCSETASVSESQSVQMETNIATDEVAKRSLRRRPWINHRQHDNKPEDEFNSERLEQNFALNSLLPKGVIRGCPQCSNCQKVSARWHPEDGQRPNLQDAPVFKPTEEEFKDTLKYIASIRAKAEPYGLCRIVPPSSWRPPCPLKEKDIWETSKFATRVQRVDKLQNRDSMRKIPKNHNHMRKKRRRCTRMGADCPSGGRGSGDDGYCEAERFGFEPGPEFTLETFERYANDFKTQYFSKNEHITDIGGNLSKLKEGWEPSVENIEGEYWRMVERPTEEIEVLYGADLETGVFGSGFPKMSSKDGFASEEQYIKSGWNLNNFPRLPGSVLSYESSDISGVLVPWLYVGMCFSSFCWHVEDHHLYSLNYMHWGAPKLWYGIPGSDAIKFEEAMRKHLPGLFEEQPDLLHKLVTQLSPSILKSEGVPVYRCCQNPGEFVLTFPRAYHSGFNCGFNCAEAVNVAPVDWLPHGQIAIELYQEQGRKTSISHDKLLLGAAREAVRAHWELNLLKKNTSDNLRWKDFCGKDGILAKALKARVEMEHVRREFLCSSSQALKMDNNFDATSERECSICFFDLHLSAAGCHHCSPDRYACLNHAKKFCSCAWSAKFFLFRYDMDELNILLEALDGKLSAVYRWARLDLGLALSSYIAKDNMKVGNLSYSSRDAVLKEVSSQPQSTCFKDPLGTEISKQSPINPTGITGETSSQQNMKREESIFNTSKSRVQVCQLSQEDTSYAMNSDATKSGMKMTSVENVILLSDDEGDEPKELPSKEVCLATQLELSKRLVGSDGKVSPSNFEKEPILNTPGTDAAVMGEKVFSLPGGEKKDFSSHSVLVKDEQDNGGQLGSNPPNLPVKFVSIKTECGSNTSDISAHKVANSRSDPQHSQPCSSIKLENEDRHEKVGTNADTNLVDCVRTTTGSLSSCQNNLDRYFRQKGPRIAKVVRRISCIVEPLEFGVVLSGKSWCNSQAIFPKGFRSRVRHMSVLDPTVMCYYVSEVLDAGQAGPLFKVSLEHCPSEVFIHNSAGRCWEMVRERVNQEITRQHKLGRMNLPPLQPPGSLDGFEMFGFTSPAIVQAIEALDRNRVCSEYWDSRPYSRPQVQILQKPQSRESSENCNKMSKERNDEEAPNNDLVPTGVDTTLRGLLKKANLEELNSLYRILSDNQQTAGRGLVIRLLNEEIHSRPT